A single genomic interval of Eleutherodactylus coqui strain aEleCoq1 chromosome 3, aEleCoq1.hap1, whole genome shotgun sequence harbors:
- the LOC136620106 gene encoding gastrula zinc finger protein XlCGF66.1-like → MVLSINDPPRMEKDRDHMAARILDLTLEIIYWITGEDYTVVKKSSGECVTPCVSGGWSRTQSPITEPSPHSLIHEQKILELTHRITELLTGEVPIRCQDVTVYFSMEEWEYLEGHKDLYKDVMMEDQQPFTSPDGSSQRNPPERCPSPLYSQDCPEEEEHVPLDHQENSSETSGVDKPKSVNDEDWMRGSYEHLVSTYDEVEDNKTQAISIIPHVSLVLHNKALSTYTASHKKSSIYQSLTSKQRTGHRPEKAFLVKYLRRHTGKKPFSCSQCEKCFSRKSGLDKHQRTHTGEELCSCTECGKCLKQKAAVIKQKRIH, encoded by the exons ATGGTCCTTTCCATcaatgacccaccaaggatggagaaggacagagaccacatggctgcccggatattagacctcaccctggagatcatctactggataactggggag gattacacagttGTGAAGAAGTCGTCTGGTGAGTGTGTGACCCCCTGTGtgtcaggaggatggagccggACCCAGAGCCCCATCACCGAGCCTTCACCTcattcactgatacatgagcagaagatcctagaacttacccacaggatcactgagctgctgacgggagag gttcctataaggtgtcaggatgtcactgtctatttctccatggaggagtgggagtatttagaaggacacaaggatctgtacaaggatgtcatgatggaggatcagcagccTTTCACATCACCGG atggatccagtcagagaaatcccccagagagatgtcccagtcctctatattcccaggattgtccagaggaagaggaacatgTCCCACTGGATCATCAG GAAAATTCTAGTGAAACAAGCGGAGTCGATAAACCAAAATCGGTGAACG ATGAAGACTGGATGAGAGGCTCCTATGAACATCTCGTATCTACATATGATGAAGTAGAAGATAACAAAACACAAGCTATTTCCATAATTCCTCATGTATCCTTAGTCCTTCACAACAAAGCTCTATCCACTTATACTGCTAGTCACAAGAAATCTTCAATCTATCAGTCGCTGACTAGCAAACAAAGAACTGGTCATAGACCTGAGAAAGCTTTTCTTGTGAAATATCTTAGACGTCACACAGgcaagaagccattttcttgttcacaatgtgagaaatgttttagcaGAAAATCAGGTCTtgataaacatcagagaactcacacaggagaggagctgtgctcatgtacagaatgtgggaaatgtttaaaacagAAAGCAGCTGTTATTAAACAAAAGAgaattcactag